Genomic segment of Triticum aestivum cultivar Chinese Spring chromosome 6A, IWGSC CS RefSeq v2.1, whole genome shotgun sequence:
CCGCGTCATGCCTGGTCCGGCCGCACGACATCGTCGGCTGCCAGCCCAGCGGCTACCTCCCGGGCAGGTCCGGGGACTGCGAGACGAGCAACAGCCCGGACTGCTGCGTCGACGGCAAGCAGTACCTGCAGTTCCTCTGCTCGCCGCCGGTCTCCGCGACCACATGGGCCGTCCTCACGGTCAACGGCTTCGGCAAGGGCAAGGACGGCGGCCTCCCGTCCGAGTGCGACAGCGCGTACCACGACTCGGAGATGGTCATCGCGCTCTCCACCGGCTGGTTCAGCGGCATGTCCCGCTGCAGCCGCGGCATCAAGATAACCGAAAACATGTTTTAGAGCCTATGCACCCGGGTACTCCTTATCCAACCACTCATTTCTGCATCAAGATTCGTGCAaataattttctcttttttgtttctctcatataGAACATGTATTTGTACTTTCAACTTTGCAGCACAACAAAGCTTTCTATGTAGAATGTGGGATAAAACTTACAGATTTTTTGgtccaacataaatatacaaaatgcgatttttttgattaaaaaatcttatttttcatatttatgtcggacaaaaaaatctgaaagttttatcTCACATTCTAGTTACAAAGTTATGTTgtactgcaaagtttgaagttcaagacatgttttatatgagaggaacaaaaaagagaaaatttcatGTAATAAGGTAGTTGTGTAGCACAGATCTCAAAACAACATTGGAGTGTTAGGATAGTGAGGCCCGGGTGCATAAGCTCACAGAATCTGCATTCTCAAGATAACTGCTACGAAGGGTGGCAGCTCATCCGTGTACGCCAAGGTGGTGGACGAGTGCGACTCCGTCCACGGTTGCGACAGGATGTTACCTGGTCCGACGAGTAATCAGTTAGTTTGACCATATGAATATTCGTGTTCCCACTAAGTATTTACTTTTAGATTCTTTTGTTTCTTCTAAAGTTTATCATTATATCTGTAGCTCTATTTTGATCCGAATGTATTTATTTCTATCGATGGTGAGATTCTCGTATTTCATTAAAATCACCTTGGGATACACAAAAAGATACACAAGACTGAATGAGTGTTGACCCTTCGATGGCTACTCAAACTCGTCGTTGCCAATGCAAAGGCCGAATGCGTgttcattgtgtttgtatccactCAATACTTCATTTTTAGTCAATAAAAATCATTCTTTATCAAAGAAGAAGAATAATAATACATCTAAATACATGTTTCACCAAAATCTACCTTTCGAAGAAGGTGTTAGAGTCATGTCGACCGTGCAAATAAATGTAAGACTTTTTGCGTGTTCTCGAAAAAGGAATCTCGTCGGCCGTGCTATAGAAATGACTTCAACAAGACGGATGGAGCTCGATTAACTCTATTGCGGAGACTATGATAATGATGTGTCTTTTATATAGTCTTCGTTCGCTTGATGCCTACTTTAACCACGAACAAGACACTATGGAGGCAACCCACATAAATCTGCCGCGGTTACATTGTTACCCATAGTACTTCTGGAGTTGTAGTGCTTCCACCATTCAGCAACATCTTTCATAAGAGGAAAAAGAGAGACCTTGTGTGAGTATTTAATTAAATAAACAATGGTATATACAGAAATTAACCAGAATATAATGCATGCTTGCATACCTTATAAGCTTCACTGATGAAGACACTAGGCCATCCAGCATATGGCAGATAGCTGTTAGCATTGGACAAAACACAAAAATTAACAACGCAAAAAACATTAATCAATTGAAACGGTAGAGCAAGGTATATATAAAGCCATATTAATACACGTCCAAATTCGATAGTAGACGCATGATAAGAGACAACAACCCGCCACGTACCATGCAACCCGTCCAATAATGTCATGCGGTTGAAGCCAAAGCTGCCCGCTCGCATAGAGAAATCGGTCATCCACTGAATTGTTGTCTCCTTTGGTGAGTATTCGGATTTCTCCAGTATCTCGATGCTCGTAAACCTAGAATAATTTGAGAAGATTATTTTCAAGGCAAACAAAGTATAACATATAGACTTTTAATGATTTGATTGGTGTGTAGCAAGAGATACTAGAGGCCGGGCTTGCTGTTACCTTGATCACACGATGGACAATTGGATGTTCAAAGCCATCAACTTTGAAAAGAACGACCTCTCCTTCGCGGAAAGGTTCATTGCTCATGTTGTGCACAAACACCATATCACCCTGCGAAACAAGCACATATCCAATTCATGCATCTATCAATATGTTGGTCGAAATTAAAGGGGGCGACAAACGGAAGCGCACATTTTTTTTCTAAAATAAATTATATCACATACCTTTTTAATTGCAGGCTCCATACTTTCGGACAAAACCGCCATCGCCGGTGACTTGACACCCGTCACGAGCATCATTCCCTCGGGCACCAGCACCAACAATGCAAGGA
This window contains:
- the LOC123131069 gene encoding signal peptidase complex catalytic subunit SEC11A isoform X3, which translates into the protein MKIRHVLTQSITFLVMVLALLVLVPEGMMLVTGVKSPAMAVLSESMEPAIKKGDMVFVHNMSNEPFREGEVVLFKVDGFEHPIVHRVIKVYEHRDTGEIRILTKGDNNSVDDRFLYASGQLWLQPHDIIGRVACYLPYAGWPSVFISEAYKVSLFPLMKDVAEWWKHYNSRSTMGNNVTAADLCGLPP
- the LOC123131069 gene encoding signal peptidase complex catalytic subunit SEC11C isoform X1 — encoded protein: MKIRHVLTQSITFLVMVLALLVLVPEGMMLVTGVKSPAMAVLSESMEPAIKKGDMVFVHNMSNEPFREGEVVLFKVDGFEHPIVHRVIKVYEHRDTGEIRILTKGDNNSVDDRFLYASGQLWLQPHDIIGRVACYLPYAGWPSVFISEAYKMLLNGGSTTTPEVLWVTM
- the LOC123131069 gene encoding signal peptidase complex catalytic subunit SEC11C isoform X2; the encoded protein is MVLALLVLVPEGMMLVTGVKSPAMAVLSESMEPAIKKGDMVFVHNMSNEPFREGEVVLFKVDGFEHPIVHRVIKVYEHRDTGEIRILTKGDNNSVDDRFLYASGQLWLQPHDIIGRVACYLPYAGWPSVFISEAYKMLLNGGSTTTPEVLWVTM